ATAAGTCGGTCGTTATCCACAGAGTTGTCCACAATTTGTTAAGAACGAATATTTGTTCGTTGTACAATGGGCATAGAAGAAGGGAAGATGCATTTGAATACCAGGCTTGAAGAACTGCCGGCGGAGGAGCGGGCCATTCATGAACATTGGATGTCAGAAGCGATAGGAGAAGCCCGCAAGGCCGAGGCCTTGGGGGAAGTACCGATTGGTGCCGTAGTCGTCCACGAAGGCCAAATTATAGGCCGCGGGTATAATCTGCGTGAGACGACGCTTGACTCCACTGCCCATGCGGAGATGGTGGCGATCCGGGAAGCCAGTACAGCCCTGGGCTCCTGGCGTTTGCTCGATTGCCGGCTCTATGTTACCCTGGAGCCTTGTCCTATGTGTGCAGGAGCGATGGTACAGTCCAGGCTGCCGCTTACCGTGTATGGCACTCCCGACCCCAAGGCCGGCTGCGCAGGGACCTTGATGAACC
The sequence above is a segment of the Paenibacillus sp. FSL R7-0204 genome. Coding sequences within it:
- the tadA gene encoding tRNA adenosine(34) deaminase TadA, whose product is MNTRLEELPAEERAIHEHWMSEAIGEARKAEALGEVPIGAVVVHEGQIIGRGYNLRETTLDSTAHAEMVAIREASTALGSWRLLDCRLYVTLEPCPMCAGAMVQSRLPLTVYGTPDPKAGCAGTLMNLLEESRFNHRTEVIQGVLQEECAELLTSFFRKLRKRPAKL